Proteins found in one Microbacterium sp. SSM24 genomic segment:
- a CDS encoding mechanosensitive ion channel domain-containing protein, translated as MDPFQDGWLGWAIAIAIAVPVALVILTEILGALTRRGNPAAGPVRLLRNWIVPVAALFALLVFAFQSDADQVWARVVATVLGFLLILLVLSAFNVALFANAKAGSWQERIPSIFVELARLILVVVGLALLFQWVWEADVAGLIAALGVTSIVIGLALQNAVGGVISGLLLLFEQPFKIGDWLDAAGVQGRVIEVNWRAVHIDTGSGIQIIPNSTLSGASFTNLSQPAGPHHVTTSVAFTTDDPPHEVIALLVEVADSLPMRVRDERASAEYAGSGKYAVSLPISGPEHAPQALSLYLAWLWYAARRRGLALDGDASDPIAEPGRLDQAIEVVGPTLHLGDTERELVISTSRLERYGLGEIVQPEGVMPHDIRFIVEGRVRLAVEVDGGRIEFATAEPGDYVGQTALTRERTLTTAIAADVLTVLVVPLATVDELVRSRPLLAQEIGQSIELKRRLAADALASAGLVRGTLGGG; from the coding sequence ATGGATCCGTTCCAGGACGGCTGGCTCGGCTGGGCGATCGCGATCGCGATCGCCGTTCCGGTCGCGCTGGTGATCCTCACCGAGATCCTCGGCGCGCTCACTCGGCGCGGCAATCCCGCCGCCGGTCCGGTGCGGCTGCTGCGCAACTGGATCGTTCCCGTGGCCGCGCTGTTCGCCCTCCTGGTCTTCGCCTTCCAGTCGGATGCCGACCAGGTATGGGCGCGGGTGGTCGCGACCGTGCTGGGGTTCCTCCTGATCCTCCTCGTGCTGTCCGCCTTCAACGTCGCACTCTTCGCCAACGCGAAGGCGGGCAGCTGGCAGGAGCGCATCCCCTCGATCTTCGTCGAGCTCGCGCGGCTCATCCTCGTGGTCGTCGGACTCGCGCTGCTGTTCCAATGGGTGTGGGAGGCGGATGTCGCGGGACTGATCGCTGCGCTCGGGGTGACGTCGATCGTGATCGGCCTCGCCCTGCAGAACGCCGTCGGCGGCGTGATCTCGGGGCTCCTCCTCCTGTTCGAGCAGCCCTTCAAGATCGGCGACTGGCTGGATGCCGCGGGCGTGCAGGGCCGCGTGATCGAGGTGAACTGGCGAGCCGTGCACATCGACACCGGGTCGGGCATCCAGATCATCCCGAACTCGACCCTGTCGGGGGCGTCCTTCACGAATCTGAGCCAGCCTGCCGGACCGCATCACGTGACCACGTCGGTGGCGTTCACGACCGACGACCCGCCGCACGAGGTGATCGCCCTGCTGGTCGAGGTGGCGGACTCGCTCCCGATGCGGGTGCGGGACGAACGTGCGAGCGCCGAGTACGCGGGATCGGGCAAGTACGCGGTGAGCCTTCCGATCAGCGGGCCCGAGCACGCGCCGCAGGCGCTCAGCCTCTACCTCGCCTGGCTCTGGTACGCGGCGCGGCGCCGTGGCCTCGCCCTCGACGGCGACGCGTCCGATCCCATCGCCGAGCCGGGGAGGCTCGATCAGGCGATCGAGGTCGTCGGCCCCACGCTCCACCTGGGCGACACGGAGCGCGAGCTCGTCATCTCGACGTCGCGCCTCGAGCGGTACGGTCTGGGCGAGATCGTCCAGCCGGAGGGCGTGATGCCGCACGACATCCGCTTCATCGTCGAGGGCCGCGTGCGACTCGCGGTCGAGGTCGACGGCGGCCGGATCGAGTTCGCCACCGCGGAGCCGGGCGACTACGTCGGGCAGACCGCGCTCACCCGGGAGAGGACCCTCACGACGGCGATCGCGGCCGACGTGCTCACGGTGCTCGTCGTTCCCCTCGCAACCGTCGACGAACTGGTCCGCTCGCGCCCGCTGCTCGCCCAGGAGATCGGACAGTCGATCGAGCTGAAGCGCAGGCTCGCGGCCGACGCACTCGCGAGTGCCGGGCTCGTCCGCGGCACGCTCGGCGGAGGCTGA
- a CDS encoding helix-turn-helix transcriptional regulator, translated as MSDTTTRALSLLNLLQTHRHWPGSELADRLGVTERTVRRDVERLRELGYRIESISGSAGGYRLEAGSAVPPLLLTDEEAVAMAIGLRVAASQRLVSGPETTITALAKLEQVLPAPLRRRVNALAETVQPAGLNAGAAVSSDVLGELALACRDHERVRFTYTAASGDVTVRRVEPHSLAPADRHWYLLCWDVEKEDWRTFRVDRLTGVEHTRVLFEPRPLTAEEVEEFIFVARSWVRQAVEADAVMDLPLDAMRELFGQWGQGASDEGDGRTRWPVGGADFRETMYGLTWIPAGVEYTTDLAAPARDELREVLERMLRALDAPPPEVPPERAAERARVPR; from the coding sequence ATGTCCGATACGACCACGCGAGCGCTGTCGCTGCTCAATCTGCTGCAGACCCACCGCCACTGGCCGGGGTCCGAGCTCGCCGACCGCCTCGGCGTGACCGAGCGCACGGTACGGCGCGACGTGGAGCGGCTGCGCGAGCTCGGCTACCGCATCGAGTCCATCTCGGGTTCGGCGGGCGGCTACCGCCTCGAAGCCGGCAGCGCCGTGCCTCCCCTGCTGCTCACCGACGAGGAGGCGGTGGCGATGGCGATCGGGCTGCGGGTCGCGGCATCCCAGCGTCTCGTCTCCGGCCCCGAGACCACCATCACGGCCCTCGCGAAGCTCGAGCAGGTGCTGCCGGCGCCCCTGCGGCGGCGCGTCAACGCGCTCGCCGAGACCGTGCAGCCGGCGGGTCTCAACGCGGGGGCGGCAGTGTCGAGCGACGTGCTCGGCGAGCTCGCCCTGGCCTGTCGCGACCACGAGCGCGTCCGGTTCACGTACACCGCGGCATCCGGCGATGTCACCGTGCGGCGCGTCGAGCCGCACTCCCTCGCCCCCGCCGATCGCCACTGGTACCTGCTGTGCTGGGACGTCGAGAAAGAGGATTGGCGCACCTTCCGGGTCGACCGGCTCACCGGCGTCGAGCACACGCGCGTGCTGTTCGAGCCGCGACCGCTGACCGCCGAGGAGGTCGAGGAGTTCATCTTCGTCGCACGATCGTGGGTGCGGCAGGCGGTCGAAGCGGATGCCGTGATGGACCTCCCTCTCGATGCGATGCGCGAGCTCTTCGGGCAGTGGGGGCAGGGCGCGTCGGACGAGGGCGACGGACGCACCCGGTGGCCGGTCGGCGGCGCGGACTTCCGCGAGACCATGTACGGGCTGACGTGGATCCCGGCCGGAGTCGAATACACCACCGACCTCGCGGCGCCCGCGCGCGACGAACTGCGCGAAGTGCTGGAGCGGATGCTGCGAGCGCTCGACGCTCCCCCGCCCGAGGTTCCGCCCGAGCGTGCCGCCGAGAGGGCGCGCGTCCCGCGGTAG
- a CDS encoding NAD(P)/FAD-dependent oxidoreductase encodes MTARVLVLGAGFGGLELTATLAAEFRGGLDITLIDRTEGFVFGFSKLDVMFGRTDAAHVRHSYVDLAAPGVRFVHADVTAVDATAKRVETTAGPFEADVLVIALGADYEVSRTHGLAEVGHEFYSEAGAFAARDVLAAFPGGDVVIGITAGPFKCPPAPSETALLLDEMLRDRGIRDSSTIALVMPFPRPIPPSPDASAALLDAFAERGIAWYPETSVRSLDADRKVAKLSDGTDLPFDLYLGVPVHRVPAVVEASGLTVDGWVPVDPLTLETPWPDVYAIGDCAAVGTPRAGVFAERQGATAARRIAARLRGGRGDDRYDGKGICYIEFGGDEVGVVEVEFFGGRPNGTLQGPSPTLAADKKEFGSSRVKRWFGRDWDPVGP; translated from the coding sequence ATGACTGCTCGCGTCCTCGTGCTCGGGGCCGGCTTCGGCGGCCTCGAACTCACGGCGACTCTCGCCGCGGAGTTCCGCGGCGGGCTCGACATCACGCTCATCGATCGCACCGAGGGGTTCGTGTTCGGCTTCTCGAAGCTCGACGTGATGTTCGGGCGAACGGATGCCGCCCACGTGCGTCACTCGTACGTCGATCTCGCGGCGCCCGGAGTGAGGTTCGTTCACGCCGACGTCACCGCGGTCGACGCCACTGCGAAGCGCGTCGAGACCACTGCGGGACCGTTCGAGGCCGACGTTCTGGTGATCGCCCTCGGCGCGGACTACGAGGTGTCGCGCACGCACGGCCTGGCCGAGGTCGGCCACGAATTCTACAGCGAGGCCGGGGCCTTCGCCGCGCGCGACGTGCTCGCCGCCTTCCCCGGCGGTGACGTCGTGATCGGGATCACCGCCGGTCCGTTCAAATGCCCGCCCGCACCGAGCGAGACCGCACTGCTGCTCGACGAGATGCTGCGGGATCGCGGCATCCGGGATTCTTCGACGATCGCGCTCGTCATGCCGTTCCCCCGCCCGATTCCGCCCTCGCCCGATGCGTCCGCGGCGCTGCTCGATGCCTTCGCCGAGCGGGGGATCGCGTGGTATCCCGAGACATCGGTGCGCTCGCTCGACGCCGATCGGAAGGTGGCGAAGCTGAGCGACGGGACGGACCTGCCGTTCGACCTCTACCTCGGCGTGCCCGTGCATCGCGTGCCGGCCGTCGTGGAGGCATCGGGTCTCACGGTCGACGGCTGGGTTCCCGTCGATCCGCTCACGCTCGAGACGCCCTGGCCCGACGTCTACGCCATCGGCGACTGCGCCGCCGTGGGCACACCCCGCGCCGGGGTCTTCGCCGAGCGGCAGGGGGCGACCGCTGCGCGACGCATCGCCGCGCGTCTGCGGGGCGGGCGGGGAGACGACCGGTACGACGGCAAGGGGATCTGCTACATCGAGTTCGGCGGTGACGAGGTCGGTGTGGTCGAGGTCGAGTTCTTCGGCGGGCGCCCGAACGGCACGCTTCAGGGGCCCTCGCCCACCCTCGCCGCCGACAAGAAGGAGTTCGGCTCCTCCCGTGTGAAGCGCTGGTTCGGGCGCGACTGGGATCCGGTCGGCCCCTGA
- a CDS encoding ATP-binding cassette domain-containing protein, protein MANEPIIEAQGLTKRFSVKKKTVEAVTDLTFQVQRGELVAFLGPNGAGKSTSLRMLTTLIPPTSGTARVVGFDILRQPSDVRARIGYVGQLTSGSFSQRARDELLSQGAFYGMSKAASRSRADELIESLDLSGFATRSVQQLSGGQKRRLDVALGLMHAPPLIFLDEPSTGLDPQSRANLWQHILDLRATYGTTVFLTTHYLEEADRYAERVMVMDKGRVIADDTASRLKADLAGDLLTLGFASPADAAAAVSVVQGLTDREVRREGDVDVSLTAPDGDALLPAAVRALDAAGIQVTRATGVPPTLDDVFLALTGRTLREAGEGSDEESTNETDDLDKGAARPLDPAAAPAASDSPTAEAAKTGAQR, encoded by the coding sequence ATGGCGAATGAACCGATCATCGAGGCGCAGGGACTGACCAAGCGTTTCTCCGTCAAGAAGAAGACCGTCGAGGCGGTCACCGACCTCACGTTCCAGGTGCAGCGCGGCGAGCTCGTCGCGTTCCTGGGACCCAACGGCGCAGGCAAATCGACCAGCCTGCGCATGCTCACCACCCTCATCCCGCCGACCTCGGGCACGGCCCGCGTGGTCGGCTTCGACATCCTGCGGCAGCCCTCAGACGTGCGCGCGCGCATCGGCTACGTCGGTCAGCTCACGAGCGGCAGCTTCTCGCAGCGCGCCCGCGACGAGCTGCTGAGCCAGGGCGCGTTCTACGGCATGTCCAAGGCGGCATCGCGCTCGCGGGCCGACGAGCTCATCGAGTCGCTCGACCTGTCGGGCTTCGCGACCCGTTCGGTGCAGCAGCTGTCGGGCGGCCAGAAGCGGCGGCTCGACGTCGCGCTCGGGCTCATGCACGCGCCGCCGCTCATCTTCCTCGACGAACCCTCGACCGGACTCGATCCGCAGAGCCGCGCGAACCTGTGGCAGCACATCCTCGATCTGCGCGCCACCTACGGCACGACGGTGTTCCTCACGACGCACTACCTCGAAGAAGCCGACCGCTACGCGGAGCGCGTCATGGTCATGGACAAGGGGCGGGTCATCGCCGACGACACGGCCTCTCGGCTCAAGGCCGATCTCGCCGGAGACCTGCTCACGCTCGGTTTCGCTTCGCCGGCGGATGCCGCGGCCGCCGTCTCCGTCGTGCAGGGCCTCACCGATCGCGAGGTGCGGCGCGAGGGCGACGTCGACGTCAGTCTCACGGCCCCCGACGGCGACGCCCTGCTGCCGGCCGCGGTGCGGGCGCTCGACGCGGCCGGGATCCAGGTAACCCGTGCGACCGGCGTCCCGCCGACCCTCGACGACGTCTTCCTCGCGCTCACCGGCCGCACCCTCCGCGAGGCGGGCGAGGGGTCGGACGAAGAGTCGACGAACGAGACGGATGATCTCGATAAGGGCGCTGCGCGCCCACTCGATCCGGCGGCCGCGCCCGCGGCATCCGATTCACCCACCGCCGAGGCGGCGAAGACGGGAGCACAGCGATGA
- a CDS encoding adenylate/guanylate cyclase domain-containing protein — protein sequence MSATTDSAPQHTPITEAERLREHEIEREAAKSAPKADRRRRRAGLSIQSKLLIMLLSVSLISSVIVGVIGYINGRESLQASAIDQLTTIRELRVHELEHTLEGVQKGVALDSRNLSAQTASRLLNAGWDDLQNRELTPAQEAELEAYYADTFNPELEARTGDAYSSTAFIPESNAGKWAQYHYTAQFADFEEALATNDGGDGTPYSAAAAQYGDYLTRLVSQVGYEDLLMLNLDGDVVYSAYKGVDLGSNVLDGPYKDSLLADAYRTVVATNSVNVVETTDFERWIPSLNVPTMWVVSPIGNDSTITGVLAAQIPLDTINDAMTGDQQWKEQGLGDTGEVYVVGQDQLMRSISRELVEHPDQYAEKAVSAGTPPAVAERVVAVGGTVLLQPINTTPVIEALKGRTGSGISTSYLGDESIAAYTPVEVEGLNWVAVARITTAEAFAPVADFTRTLVLSLLGIVLAVSVLSLLLAQVFTRPIRKLVDAVRRVAGGDLAVQVPIGSRDEIGDLGAAFNDMASSLRIKQDLIDAQQVENQKLMLTLMPETVAKRYREGEETISEEHDNVSVVFAELVGFEEYSEELSGESETSQLNALMRGFDEAAQKAGVEKVRTLRGGYLASSGLIVPRVDNVRRAVDFAREMRVVVERFNSQNGTELDIRAGVDTGTVTSGLVARTSLAYDLWGDAVSLAYRVRSVTGQPGIYVSQAVRDRLQDSVTFTAAGTVELRGTPQDVWRIE from the coding sequence GTGAGCGCGACGACGGACAGTGCGCCACAGCACACGCCCATCACCGAGGCCGAGCGCCTGCGAGAGCACGAGATCGAGCGGGAAGCCGCGAAGTCCGCTCCGAAAGCCGACCGCAGACGTCGGCGCGCGGGCCTGAGCATCCAGTCGAAGCTTCTCATCATGCTGCTCTCGGTGAGCCTCATCTCATCGGTGATCGTGGGCGTCATCGGGTACATCAACGGGCGCGAGTCGCTGCAGGCGTCCGCGATCGACCAGTTGACCACGATCCGCGAGCTGCGGGTGCACGAGCTGGAGCACACGCTCGAAGGCGTGCAGAAGGGCGTCGCCCTCGATTCGCGGAACCTCAGTGCGCAGACGGCCTCCAGGCTGCTCAACGCGGGGTGGGACGACCTCCAGAACCGGGAGCTCACGCCTGCCCAGGAGGCCGAGCTCGAGGCGTACTACGCCGACACCTTCAACCCCGAGCTCGAGGCGAGAACGGGGGATGCGTACAGCTCCACCGCATTCATCCCCGAGTCGAACGCCGGCAAGTGGGCGCAGTATCACTACACGGCGCAGTTCGCGGACTTCGAGGAGGCTCTCGCGACGAACGACGGGGGCGACGGCACTCCGTACTCCGCCGCCGCGGCGCAATACGGGGACTACCTCACTCGGCTGGTCTCGCAGGTCGGCTACGAAGACCTGCTGATGCTCAACCTCGACGGCGACGTGGTCTATTCGGCCTACAAGGGCGTGGACCTCGGCAGCAATGTGCTCGACGGGCCGTACAAGGATTCGCTGCTGGCCGACGCCTACCGTACGGTCGTCGCGACGAACAGTGTCAACGTCGTGGAGACCACCGACTTCGAACGCTGGATCCCGTCGCTGAACGTCCCCACGATGTGGGTGGTGTCGCCGATCGGCAACGACTCGACCATCACCGGTGTGCTCGCGGCACAGATCCCGCTCGACACGATCAACGATGCGATGACCGGCGACCAGCAGTGGAAGGAGCAGGGCCTCGGCGATACCGGCGAGGTCTACGTCGTCGGTCAAGACCAGCTGATGCGCAGCATCTCGCGCGAGCTCGTCGAGCACCCGGACCAGTACGCCGAGAAGGCCGTCTCGGCGGGCACCCCGCCGGCCGTCGCCGAGCGAGTGGTGGCCGTGGGCGGCACGGTGCTCCTCCAGCCCATCAATACGACACCCGTGATCGAGGCGCTGAAGGGTCGCACCGGATCGGGCATCTCGACCTCGTACCTCGGGGACGAGAGCATCGCCGCCTACACTCCGGTCGAGGTCGAGGGCCTCAACTGGGTCGCGGTCGCGCGGATCACCACCGCCGAGGCCTTCGCTCCCGTCGCGGACTTCACCCGCACGCTCGTCCTGTCGCTCCTGGGGATCGTGCTCGCGGTCAGCGTGCTCTCGCTTCTGCTCGCGCAGGTGTTCACGCGCCCGATCCGCAAGCTCGTCGACGCGGTGCGACGCGTCGCGGGGGGAGACCTCGCCGTGCAGGTGCCGATCGGCTCGCGCGACGAGATCGGCGACCTCGGGGCGGCCTTCAACGACATGGCGTCGAGCCTGCGGATCAAGCAGGACCTCATCGACGCGCAGCAGGTAGAGAACCAGAAGCTCATGCTCACGCTCATGCCCGAAACGGTGGCCAAGCGCTACCGGGAGGGCGAGGAGACGATCTCGGAGGAGCACGACAACGTCTCGGTGGTCTTCGCCGAGCTCGTCGGCTTCGAGGAGTACTCCGAGGAGCTCTCCGGCGAGAGCGAGACGTCGCAGCTCAACGCGCTCATGCGAGGCTTCGACGAGGCCGCACAGAAGGCCGGTGTCGAGAAGGTGAGGACGCTGCGCGGCGGCTACCTCGCGAGCTCGGGCCTGATCGTTCCGCGCGTGGACAACGTGCGCCGCGCGGTCGACTTCGCGCGCGAGATGCGCGTGGTCGTGGAGCGGTTCAACTCGCAGAACGGCACCGAGCTCGACATCCGCGCCGGCGTCGACACCGGCACGGTCACGAGCGGCCTGGTCGCGCGGACGAGCCTCGCCTACGACCTGTGGGGCGATGCCGTCAGCCTGGCCTACCGCGTGCGCAGCGTGACCGGGCAGCCCGGCATCTACGTGAGCCAGGCGGTGCGCGACCGACTGCAGGACAGCGTGACGTTCACGGCGGCGGGAACCGTCGAGTTGCGTGGCACCCCGCAGGACGTGTGGAGGATCGAGTAG
- a CDS encoding ABC transporter permease, whose translation MTIEQTDARPDTVVRANPARDTWNVLTRELKPVVRDPFTLIFSLVQPLVFLGLFAPLLIGSSGAPVGETLQWFVPGVLVMIVLFGTGATGSNLQYEMMTGSHERTLVAPLARSSLLVGRALKEIAPIVVQALLIVLIAWPFGFTINVPGLVIGLALLAVFGVGLGSLSYTLALKTKDREWLFWGVQQTLIFPLLILSGMLLPLDDGPAWMRAVAAVNPVNWVVQAERALFAGDLGAIEVLWGWIAALVLAALGLWAGIRAMRKSS comes from the coding sequence ATGACCATCGAACAGACCGATGCGCGGCCTGATACGGTCGTGCGCGCCAACCCGGCACGCGACACCTGGAACGTGCTCACGCGCGAGCTCAAGCCGGTCGTCCGCGACCCGTTCACGCTGATCTTCAGCCTCGTGCAGCCGCTCGTCTTCCTCGGGCTGTTCGCACCGCTGCTGATCGGCTCGTCCGGCGCGCCGGTGGGGGAGACGCTGCAGTGGTTCGTGCCCGGCGTGCTCGTGATGATCGTGCTGTTCGGCACCGGCGCGACCGGCTCGAACCTGCAGTACGAGATGATGACGGGCTCCCACGAGCGCACGCTCGTCGCGCCGCTCGCGCGATCGTCGCTCCTGGTCGGCCGCGCGCTGAAGGAGATCGCGCCGATCGTCGTGCAGGCCCTCCTCATCGTGCTGATCGCGTGGCCCTTCGGCTTCACGATCAACGTGCCGGGTCTCGTGATCGGACTCGCGCTGCTGGCCGTGTTCGGCGTCGGGCTGGGCTCGCTGTCCTACACGCTGGCGCTCAAGACCAAGGACCGCGAGTGGCTGTTCTGGGGCGTGCAGCAGACGCTGATCTTCCCGCTCCTGATCCTGTCGGGGATGCTCCTGCCGCTCGACGACGGACCCGCCTGGATGCGCGCGGTCGCGGCCGTGAACCCGGTCAACTGGGTCGTGCAGGCCGAGCGTGCCCTGTTCGCGGGCGACCTCGGCGCGATCGAGGTGCTGTGGGGCTGGATCGCCGCCCTCGTGCTCGCGGCGCTCGGCCTGTGGGCCGGCATCCGGGCGATGCGCAAGAGCAGCTGA
- a CDS encoding heme-degrading domain-containing protein: protein MSEDARDTLARVEREEAELVLPRFDVTDAWTLGSRMRDAAASARLPIVIGITLGEARVFHAALPGSSADNDAWLDRKTRVARRYGRSSYGVGLSFRAVGKDFDTDARLDPMHYAAHGGVFPLTVAGVGVVGTVGVSGLPQADDHAFVVERLRAYLDGLD, encoded by the coding sequence ATGAGCGAAGACGCCCGCGACACCCTGGCCCGCGTCGAGCGCGAGGAGGCCGAGCTGGTGCTCCCGCGCTTCGATGTGACGGATGCCTGGACCCTCGGATCCCGGATGCGCGACGCCGCGGCATCCGCTCGCCTGCCGATCGTGATCGGCATCACCCTCGGTGAGGCGCGCGTCTTCCACGCCGCGCTGCCGGGATCGAGCGCCGACAACGACGCCTGGCTCGACCGCAAGACCCGCGTGGCGCGCCGGTACGGGCGGTCGTCGTACGGTGTCGGCCTGTCGTTCCGCGCCGTCGGCAAGGACTTCGATACCGATGCGCGACTCGATCCGATGCACTACGCCGCGCACGGCGGGGTGTTCCCCCTCACTGTTGCCGGGGTCGGCGTCGTCGGCACGGTCGGGGTCTCGGGGCTGCCGCAGGCCGATGACCACGCTTTCGTCGTCGAGCGTCTGCGGGCGTACCTCGACGGGCTCGATTGA
- a CDS encoding YccF domain-containing protein, which translates to MRTILNIIWLVLSGFWMFLGYLLAGVILCILILTIPWGIASFRIGVFALWPFGRTIVEKPRSGVGSFLGNVVWVILAGWWLAIGHILTGVAMCITIIGIPLGIASFKLVPVSLMPLGKDIVRTDEAHALVRH; encoded by the coding sequence ATGCGCACCATCCTCAACATCATCTGGCTCGTGCTGTCGGGCTTCTGGATGTTCCTCGGCTACCTGCTGGCGGGCGTGATCCTGTGCATCCTGATCCTCACGATCCCGTGGGGCATCGCCTCGTTCCGCATCGGCGTCTTCGCGCTGTGGCCGTTCGGGCGCACCATCGTCGAGAAGCCGCGTTCGGGCGTCGGCTCGTTCCTCGGCAACGTGGTGTGGGTGATCCTCGCGGGCTGGTGGCTCGCGATCGGCCACATCCTCACCGGCGTCGCGATGTGCATCACGATCATCGGCATCCCGCTCGGCATCGCGAGCTTCAAGCTCGTCCCGGTCTCGCTCATGCCGCTCGGCAAGGACATCGTCCGCACCGACGAGGCCCACGCGCTCGTCCGGCACTGA